In Streptomyces thermolilacinus SPC6, a single genomic region encodes these proteins:
- a CDS encoding ArsR/SmtB family transcription factor → MQRIHFDADDLARTRLRPTVGPLVETAFAAGLLSRSVGAPYARWRSQVTKRLPRWSSPPAHGGGPLDPELLVAHAERYGDDPGAVTGPTELPEVWRAAVAPYWDQLRAYLEAECEARGRIVMAGGVGQLLATLHPRIIWRAPVLEIPGGPDEDVRLGGRGLVLTPSVFLNHRPGRLMAAAVENGQAVLAFAAPPDPARAAALWEEPDGRTQSLGALVGQTRAAALRVLRATCTTSQLADQLGISAAGASQHTAVLRETGLITTRRIRNTVLHTVTPLGVALLDGRVVRTLPPQNVVRQRGRTPLEAAPGQRRAS, encoded by the coding sequence ATGCAGAGAATCCACTTCGACGCCGACGACCTCGCCAGAACCCGGCTGCGGCCCACCGTGGGGCCGCTCGTCGAGACGGCCTTCGCGGCCGGTCTCCTCAGCCGCAGCGTCGGCGCGCCCTACGCGCGGTGGCGCAGCCAGGTCACCAAGCGGCTGCCCCGGTGGTCGTCGCCACCCGCGCACGGCGGTGGCCCCCTCGACCCGGAGCTGCTCGTCGCGCACGCCGAGCGGTACGGCGACGACCCGGGCGCGGTGACCGGCCCCACCGAGCTGCCCGAGGTCTGGCGCGCGGCGGTGGCCCCGTACTGGGACCAGCTGCGCGCGTATCTGGAGGCCGAGTGCGAGGCGCGCGGCAGGATCGTGATGGCGGGGGGCGTGGGGCAGCTCCTGGCCACGCTGCACCCCCGGATCATCTGGCGCGCCCCGGTCCTGGAGATACCGGGCGGGCCCGACGAGGACGTCCGCCTCGGCGGGCGGGGACTGGTCCTCACGCCGTCGGTGTTCCTCAACCACCGGCCCGGCAGGCTCATGGCGGCCGCCGTGGAGAACGGCCAGGCGGTGCTGGCGTTCGCCGCGCCGCCCGACCCCGCTCGCGCCGCCGCGCTGTGGGAGGAGCCCGACGGCCGCACGCAGTCGCTCGGCGCGCTGGTCGGCCAGACCCGGGCGGCCGCGCTGCGTGTGCTGCGGGCCACCTGCACCACCAGCCAGCTCGCCGACCAGCTCGGCATCTCCGCGGCCGGCGCCAGCCAGCACACGGCGGTGCTGCGCGAGACCGGTCTGATCACCACGCGCCGCATCCGCAACACGGTGCTGCACACGGTGACCCCGCTGGGCGTGGCCCTGCTGGACGGCCGGGTCGTCCGGACGCTCCCGCCGCAGAACGTCGTCCGCCAGCGGGGGCGGACGCCCCTGGAGGCCGCTCCGGGGCAGCGACGCGCCTCGTAA
- a CDS encoding ArsR/SmtB family transcription factor: protein MTSEELLAVLAAVGHAQRLRVIAELAEGRMYVSELARRLGMSRPLLYMHLERLEKAGLVVGNLELSDDGKALKYFELASFDLHLNVDTILAAVRADDARAVDAGAAPERADAKGPEDRKGLKDVKGKRT from the coding sequence ATGACCAGCGAGGAGCTTCTGGCTGTACTCGCTGCCGTCGGCCACGCACAGCGTCTGCGCGTCATCGCCGAGCTCGCCGAGGGCCGGATGTACGTCAGCGAACTGGCCCGCCGCCTCGGGATGTCCCGCCCCCTGCTGTACATGCACCTGGAACGGCTGGAGAAGGCCGGACTGGTCGTGGGCAACCTGGAGCTGTCCGACGACGGCAAAGCGCTGAAGTACTTCGAACTGGCCTCGTTTGACCTGCACTTGAATGTGGATACGATCCTCGCGGCCGTACGGGCCGACGATGCGCGGGCGGTGGACGCCGGTGCCGCCCCGGAGCGGGCGGACGCAAAGGGCCCGGAAGACCGGAAGGGCCTGAAAGACGTGAAGGGGAAACGCACATGA
- a CDS encoding 4'-phosphopantetheinyl transferase family protein, with amino-acid sequence MIERTLPPYAVAVEAFSDVPGARLLPEERPFVADAAEGRRREFASVRHCARRALAGLGRPPVPLLPDADGVPRWPDGVVGSMTHCRGGYRAAAVAPRTVARAIGVDAEPHRPLREGVLASVARPGERARLAGLEHTGAAVCWDRLLFCAKEAVYKAWFPLTRVRLGFHDVDIDFEPRTDVFRARVVGGGAAGGEPGHEPSFRSGRLTGRWVVGHGVAAAAVVLPSFDIGAGRGKVSS; translated from the coding sequence GTGATCGAGCGGACCCTGCCGCCGTACGCCGTCGCGGTCGAGGCGTTCTCCGACGTGCCGGGCGCCCGGCTCCTCCCCGAGGAACGGCCCTTCGTGGCGGACGCCGCCGAAGGGCGGCGCCGCGAGTTCGCGTCCGTACGGCACTGCGCCCGCCGCGCTCTCGCCGGACTGGGCCGGCCCCCGGTACCGCTCCTCCCCGACGCCGACGGCGTCCCCCGGTGGCCGGACGGGGTGGTCGGCAGCATGACGCACTGCCGCGGCGGCTACCGGGCCGCCGCCGTGGCCCCGCGCACCGTCGCGCGGGCCATCGGAGTGGACGCCGAACCGCACCGGCCGCTGCGCGAGGGGGTACTGGCGAGCGTCGCCCGCCCCGGCGAACGCGCCCGGCTGGCGGGGCTCGAACACACCGGCGCGGCCGTGTGCTGGGACCGGCTGCTGTTCTGCGCCAAGGAAGCCGTCTACAAGGCGTGGTTCCCGCTGACCCGTGTGCGGCTGGGCTTCCACGACGTGGACATCGACTTCGAGCCGCGTACCGATGTGTTCCGGGCGCGGGTGGTGGGAGGAGGGGCGGCCGGGGGGGAGCCGGGACACGAGCCTTCGTTCCGCTCCGGACGGCTGACCGGTCGGTGGGTCGTCGGCCACGGGGTGGCCGCCGCGGCGGTGGTCCTGCCGTCGTTTGACATCGGCGCAGGTCGTGGGAAAGTCTCGTCGTAA
- a CDS encoding AMP-binding protein, translated as MSIAPPNESVVEDRLAAAPPPGRTVVELMRDRATGPGADRPLFTALGAAGEPMASLTAAELDARARVVADALYRTGRPGDRVIVPPMPGLDFHVAFFGCLYAGMVAVPVPDAAGPVVAAITRDSRADAVLVPDAAGPGSVPGVSRVVVRVPVRASRHRRGTPVAPDPLAPALLHYATRPGRRAQWGVAVGHGALVAGQAAVRDRCDIDAGTTVVSWLPLWHGTGLATALVLPLVSGAAAVTLEPVAFVRDPRVWLRAIEAEEDVFAAAPDSAYELCVRRVPEADRMRIDLSTWRVAAVGGGAGAGGGRTVGARTLRRFADAFRPGFFREEVFAAGYSTGGGALGVTLARPLYPTVAGHYDRAALARGRAVPVPRAGRGGVELVGRGTPLPGVGVRVVDPASRRAVPERVVGEIWVDVPGDAVGRTGDLGFLDGGELFVTG; from the coding sequence ATGAGCATCGCACCGCCGAACGAGAGCGTTGTCGAGGACCGCCTGGCGGCCGCCCCGCCTCCGGGCCGGACGGTCGTGGAGCTGATGCGCGACCGCGCCACGGGTCCGGGTGCCGACCGGCCCCTGTTCACCGCCCTGGGCGCGGCGGGCGAGCCGATGGCCAGCCTCACGGCCGCCGAGCTCGACGCGCGCGCCCGCGTGGTCGCGGACGCCCTGTACCGGACCGGACGGCCCGGCGACCGGGTGATCGTCCCGCCGATGCCGGGCCTGGACTTCCACGTCGCGTTCTTCGGCTGCCTCTACGCCGGGATGGTCGCCGTACCCGTGCCGGACGCGGCCGGACCGGTCGTCGCCGCCATCACCCGGGACAGCCGCGCCGACGCGGTACTGGTGCCGGACGCCGCCGGTCCGGGGTCCGTGCCGGGCGTGTCCCGGGTCGTCGTACGAGTGCCGGTGCGCGCGTCCCGTCATCGGCGCGGCACCCCCGTGGCCCCGGACCCCCTCGCCCCGGCGCTGCTCCACTACGCCACGCGGCCCGGTCGGCGGGCGCAGTGGGGCGTCGCCGTCGGCCATGGCGCGCTGGTGGCCGGCCAGGCGGCGGTGCGCGACCGGTGCGACATCGACGCCGGCACGACCGTCGTGAGCTGGCTGCCCCTCTGGCACGGCACGGGACTGGCCACGGCGCTCGTCCTCCCGCTCGTGTCGGGGGCGGCTGCCGTGACCCTGGAGCCCGTCGCGTTCGTGCGGGACCCGCGTGTGTGGCTGCGCGCCATCGAGGCGGAGGAGGACGTCTTCGCCGCGGCGCCGGACAGCGCGTACGAGCTGTGCGTCAGGCGCGTCCCGGAGGCCGACCGGATGCGTATCGACCTGTCGACGTGGCGGGTGGCCGCCGTCGGGGGCGGTGCCGGTGCCGGGGGCGGGCGGACGGTCGGGGCCCGGACGCTGCGCCGGTTCGCCGACGCGTTCCGGCCCGGCTTCTTCCGCGAGGAGGTGTTCGCCGCGGGCTACAGCACAGGCGGGGGAGCGCTCGGGGTCACCCTGGCACGGCCGCTCTACCCGACGGTGGCCGGGCACTACGACCGCGCCGCCCTCGCCCGGGGGCGCGCGGTGCCCGTACCCCGGGCCGGTCGCGGCGGCGTCGAACTGGTCGGCCGGGGCACGCCGCTGCCCGGCGTCGGCGTGCGGGTCGTCGACCCGGCGTCGCGCCGGGCGGTCCCGGAGCGGGTCGTAGGCGAGATCTGGGTGGACGTGCCGGGGGACGCCGTCGGCCGTACCGGAGACCTCGGCTTCCTCGACGGCGGCGAGCTGTTCGTGACGGGCTGA
- a CDS encoding 4'-phosphopantetheinyl transferase family protein — MNEAPAAGHGEAGPGIPAPGECHLWHVPVLERPDWLPVLDREERAAAERFTRVRARHVFTTSRAAQRLIGALYLGLPPRDVVITRDCHRCATATPHGRPRFAHGAPAPVDYSVSHTEEHLLVAVTGHGAVGVDIEGRASLRDVDGLAGVALTTAEREHFATLSAEDRPRWLLAMWTRKEAAMKLTGLGLRVNPRHLDVRGPLASVGPMPQWPETPVHLYDLPAPEGHAAALASSTPVTRVRTCELPTAAVAGSRSAGRTV; from the coding sequence ATGAACGAGGCACCGGCGGCAGGTCACGGGGAAGCCGGGCCCGGCATACCCGCTCCCGGCGAGTGCCACCTGTGGCACGTGCCCGTGCTGGAGCGCCCCGACTGGCTGCCGGTCCTGGACCGGGAGGAACGCGCCGCCGCCGAGCGCTTCACCCGCGTCCGCGCGCGCCATGTCTTCACGACCTCCCGCGCGGCCCAGCGCCTCATCGGTGCGCTCTACCTCGGACTGCCGCCCCGCGACGTCGTGATCACGCGCGACTGCCACCGGTGCGCGACCGCCACCCCGCACGGCCGGCCACGCTTCGCGCACGGAGCTCCGGCCCCAGTCGACTACTCCGTCTCGCACACCGAGGAGCACCTGCTCGTCGCCGTGACCGGGCACGGAGCAGTCGGGGTCGACATCGAGGGCCGCGCCTCGCTCCGGGACGTTGACGGTCTGGCCGGGGTGGCGCTGACGACGGCGGAGAGGGAACACTTCGCGACGCTGTCCGCCGAGGACCGGCCCCGCTGGCTGCTGGCCATGTGGACGCGCAAGGAAGCCGCGATGAAGCTCACCGGCCTCGGACTGCGCGTCAACCCCCGCCACCTCGACGTGCGCGGTCCGCTGGCGTCCGTGGGCCCGATGCCCCAGTGGCCGGAGACTCCCGTCCACCTGTACGACCTGCCCGCCCCCGAAGGCCACGCCGCGGCGCTCGCGTCGAGCACTCCGGTGACCCGGGTGCGCACCTGCGAACTGCCGACAGCCGCTGTCGCGGGCTCCCGGTCCGCCGGGCGAACGGTGTGA
- a CDS encoding TetR/AcrR family transcriptional regulator, producing MGNGVRAQQREQTRRTLVRESRRLFATQGYASVHLSEVVQAAGVTKGALYHHFESKAALFRAVLEEVQQEVAAHVAATADAEEDSWNQLTSGCHAFLRATTEPSVQRIMLVDGPAVLGWRNWRAMTEATSGRHLASALSALVLEGIVPAQPVAPLTHLLSGAMNEAALWLATSEDAADLEATRQALTRILEALRAK from the coding sequence ATGGGGAACGGGGTCCGGGCACAGCAGCGCGAACAGACCCGGCGAACCCTGGTACGTGAGAGCCGACGGCTCTTCGCGACCCAGGGGTACGCCTCCGTGCACCTGTCGGAGGTCGTCCAGGCGGCGGGTGTCACCAAGGGGGCGCTCTACCACCACTTCGAGAGCAAGGCCGCGCTCTTCCGGGCGGTGCTGGAGGAGGTCCAGCAGGAGGTGGCCGCCCACGTCGCGGCGACGGCGGACGCCGAGGAGGACTCCTGGAACCAGCTCACCTCGGGCTGTCACGCGTTCCTCAGGGCCACCACGGAACCCTCGGTCCAGCGCATCATGCTGGTGGACGGACCGGCCGTGCTCGGCTGGCGGAACTGGCGGGCGATGACCGAGGCCACCTCAGGCCGCCATCTGGCCAGCGCCCTCAGCGCGCTGGTCCTCGAGGGCATCGTCCCGGCACAGCCTGTGGCACCGCTGACACATCTGCTCTCCGGTGCGATGAACGAGGCGGCGCTGTGGCTGGCCACGTCGGAGGACGCCGCCGACCTGGAGGCCACACGGCAGGCACTGACGCGGATCCTGGAGGCGCTGCGGGCGAAGTGA
- a CDS encoding VOC family protein: MSGVHSMLTSFCPVICTSRMDESRGFYSRLFGFTTAHTTPWYTALVRPGERHHVLALLDHAHPALPESLRTPVRAVRLTLRVEDRAAVWERLAADGAVECGERRHGTIVDPNGVRIDIVTD, encoded by the coding sequence GTGAGCGGAGTCCACTCCATGCTGACCAGCTTCTGTCCGGTGATCTGCACCTCGCGCATGGACGAGTCCCGCGGCTTCTACAGCAGACTCTTCGGTTTCACCACCGCGCATACGACCCCGTGGTACACCGCTCTGGTCCGGCCGGGGGAGCGCCACCACGTGCTCGCCCTGCTCGACCACGCGCACCCCGCTCTGCCCGAGTCCCTCCGCACCCCCGTACGCGCGGTCCGGCTCACCCTCCGCGTGGAGGACCGGGCGGCGGTGTGGGAGAGGCTCGCCGCCGACGGGGCCGTGGAGTGCGGGGAGCGGAGGCATGGCACCATCGTCGACCCCAACGGGGTCCGGATCGACATCGTGACGGACTGA